In Ruminococcus albus 7 = DSM 20455, the genomic window ATTCAAATCGTCAAAGGCAACCATTGTTTCGCCACAAAAATGACATTTTACATACATAACGGCATTTGAAGCATGCACAGACGTAGAATTGGAGTTATATATCAAACCACAACGGTAGCATCTTTTGTAAGGCAACATTGTTTGTAATCCAATGTCGCATATTGGACAATAATACAGTTTCCCATAATCAGACTTTGCTTTTTCGTTTAATTTTTCAGCGAAATTATAGTTTGCAAGAAGCTTCTTATACTCGGTGCTATTGATGAGATCAGTGATAATGATGTCTTTTTCACCCGCACTAATGTCAGTAAGCATTTCTACAATGATATAGATGAATATGTGTATAATGTCATTTTCAATTTGATTAATCTCGCTTGGTGTAAAAGTATAATTTTGATGTACTAGCTTATTTCTATAGTTTTGAAATTTATCCATGTATGCAAAATGGCTAGAAAAGGTTGTGCTTAATTCTTTATTGCTTTTCATATAATTTTTTATGGTTATCCCTTTAACACACCACAAGTAAGATCACTGCACCAAAGCAGCCAAAAGCCTTAAATACGCACTGTTTCCCAGCTTACGACGGTTGAATTTGTAGCAGTATTCGGCAGCATATAACGCTGTGTGGATCTTTTCGTTTCCGTGGTAAGTTCCCATGATCATTGCTTTGAAGTTTGATATAACTTTATGCATCCAGTTCAGCTGACCGCTTGTCGGATCATATGTTTCAAAAACATGGAAGTATTTCTGTGCCAACGGTTTCTTGTAACTTCGAGCATTATCACTCTCGATCTTCGAGCCTGCGCGGATATTATCCCTGGCAAATCTACCAACAGTTATACCCTTTAAATTCGGCACATCGCTCATTTTAACGTACTCGGGATTTCCTGCTGCGTTCTTTGACAAAGCTACTATCATCTTGACTTTTTCAGTTCCTCTGCCACGCTTTTTACCGTGAGTCGGAGCACCGAGATACGTGTCATCAAGTTCAACGATCCCGTCAAGCAAATAGCGTTCTTCACGGCATTTCATAGCTT contains:
- a CDS encoding IS1595 family transposase, with amino-acid sequence MSKRFPKPEITLDGIYSKFADESFCKDFLLDIRFEKGFACPFCGGSEYRRIRSRHLLRCKFCKADISATNGTFMHRTHIPLRLWIVTAFLIMSNKCSVSAVTLMRSLGVTYKTAWYILHRIRKAMKCREERYLLDGIVELDDTYLGAPTHGKKRGRGTEKVKMIVALSKNAAGNPEYVKMSDVPNLKGITVGRFARDNIRAGSKIESDNARSYKKPLAQKYFHVFETYDPTSGQLNWMHKVISNFKAMIMGTYHGNEKIHTALYAAEYCYKFNRRKLGNSAYLRLLAALVQ